The Paraburkholderia sp. FT54 genome includes a region encoding these proteins:
- a CDS encoding IS6 family transposase (programmed frameshift): MKTLNPAVARVLKRLHYPLDAILTCVRWYVAYPLSLRHLEDMMAERGASVDHSTVHRWAVKLLPVLEKAFRLRKRPVGRSWRMDETYIRVKGEWRYLYQAVDKDGNTIDFLLRAHRDKTAARRYFEKSIAQNGAPETVTIDESGANLAALQAINADRETPIKIRQLKCLNNLVEQDHRAIKRQTRPMLEFKKFRCARILLAGIELMHMLEKGQMKCARGTHATAADQFYYFEI, from the exons ATGAAGACGTTGAATCCGGCAGTGGCCCGAGTGCTCAAACGCCTGCATTATCCACTCGACGCGATTCTGACCTGCGTGCGTTGGTACGTGGCCTATCCGCTGAGCCTGCGGCACCTCGAAGACATGATGGCTGAGCGCGGCGCTTCGGTCGATCATTCGACTGTGCACCGCTGGGCCGTCAAGCTGTTGCCGGTGCTGGAGAAAGCGTTTCGCCTGCGCAAGCGGCCGGTTGGCAGGAGCTGGCGCATGGACGAGACGTACATTCGCGTCAAGGGCGAATGGCGATATCTTTACCAGGCCGTCGACAAGGACGGCAACACCATCGACTTTCTGCTACGCGCCCATCGGGACAAGACTGCAGCCCGGCGTTACTTCGAGAAATCGATCGCCCAGAATGGCGCACCCGAGACGGTGACCATTGACGAAAGCGGCGCCAATCTCGCCGCGCTCCAAGCGATCAATGCCGATCGGGAAACGCCCATCAAGATCCGCCAGTTGAAATGTCTCAACAATCTGGTCGAGCAGGATCACCGGGCAATCAAGCGACAAACGCGACCCATGCTAGAGTTCAAAA AGTTCCGCTGTGCCCGGATTCTTCTGGCCGGCATCGAACTGATGCACATGCTCGAGAAAGGGCAGATGAAGTGTGCTCGAGGAACCCATGCGACCGCCGCTGATCAATTCTACTACTTCGAAATATAA